Proteins from a genomic interval of Paenibacillus sp. RC334:
- a CDS encoding arylamine N-acetyltransferase: MYIMTKEEIKTYLNRIGIQDIQPPTQSYLFELHKAHVKHLSWQTVDIFARKPADIGFQESVQLILQGRSGYCFHLNGAFSALLHSLGYKVCLHRAGVQPLGAEPRINSFHLGLTVNLLNEQHEDEVWIVDVGLGDMPYEPVPLRMGTYEQAPLQYKVTESRIVAKGWRLEHDSLASFVGVDYDPTVVRDLEEFMPKHHFYSRSADSPWFNLFLIRQRQALETNELRGCIWKKHGLNGLKKIELDHKSQWLEVLADVFGERLVNYSHQERDELWKRVFAAHTEWKKSIISL, translated from the coding sequence ATGTACATCATGACAAAAGAAGAAATAAAGACTTATCTAAACAGGATCGGAATTCAAGACATTCAGCCTCCTACCCAATCCTATTTATTTGAGCTGCATAAGGCCCATGTGAAACATCTTTCGTGGCAAACGGTGGACATTTTTGCAAGAAAGCCGGCGGACATTGGTTTTCAAGAATCAGTTCAACTTATTTTACAGGGGAGAAGCGGTTATTGTTTTCATCTGAATGGTGCCTTCAGCGCACTACTACATTCACTGGGCTACAAGGTCTGCCTGCATCGTGCAGGGGTTCAGCCTTTAGGGGCAGAGCCACGTATCAATTCATTTCATCTTGGGTTAACCGTGAACTTGCTAAATGAGCAGCACGAAGATGAAGTATGGATTGTTGATGTCGGTTTAGGCGATATGCCATATGAGCCTGTTCCACTCCGGATGGGCACTTATGAACAAGCTCCTCTTCAATATAAGGTTACGGAGTCCAGGATTGTTGCAAAAGGCTGGCGGTTAGAGCATGATTCGCTTGCTTCATTTGTTGGCGTTGATTATGACCCTACGGTTGTTCGGGATTTGGAAGAGTTTATGCCAAAACATCATTTCTATAGCCGCTCAGCGGATTCTCCATGGTTCAACCTGTTTCTGATTCGGCAAAGACAAGCATTAGAGACGAATGAACTAAGAGGCTGCATTTGGAAAAAACACGGGCTGAACGGATTGAAAAAAATAGAGCTGGATCATAAATCGCAGTGGCTGGAAGTGTTGGCAGATGTGTTTGGTGAGCGGCTTGTTAACTATAGTCACCAGGAACGGGACGAGTTATGGAAAAGGGTATTTGCGGCTCATACTGAATGGAAGAAATCAATCATTTCCTTATAA
- a CDS encoding phosphotransferase: MSILSNVEQMYGIKIQRTRQKKDIHKIETASMTYCLKPYKFPEDEIRFITRVLSFLDERGFTRSQKVYPTVQQTAFMIHEGISYTLTNWVDGGRPKFTKKIDFKKGISTLAKFHSSAVGFPVTEAPAARIRYEGLGDEIAGYKKRLSPYKGTAHLVALCEEASKHLQQPKVREAIDSEQKAAAFIHGDYNYPNLIKDRQLKIHLIDFENCSLHVRMKDLSHLLHRNCLWNGTKMLRAVDYYQRYRPLSAHDLHLLHTLLISPYHVVRNIRIGGIRSAKRVIPSFVQLNKYRRELRALL, translated from the coding sequence ATGTCGATTTTATCGAACGTTGAGCAGATGTACGGAATCAAAATTCAACGTACTCGTCAAAAGAAGGACATACACAAGATTGAGACCGCCAGCATGACCTATTGTTTAAAGCCCTACAAATTCCCAGAAGATGAAATTCGTTTTATTACACGTGTGTTGTCCTTCCTGGATGAGCGCGGGTTTACCCGTAGCCAAAAGGTCTATCCGACAGTGCAGCAAACCGCTTTTATGATCCATGAAGGCATTTCGTATACATTAACCAATTGGGTTGATGGAGGAAGACCAAAATTTACAAAAAAAATAGATTTCAAAAAGGGAATTTCCACCTTAGCCAAATTTCACTCCAGTGCCGTAGGCTTTCCTGTCACCGAGGCTCCGGCAGCCAGAATACGTTACGAAGGCTTGGGTGATGAAATAGCTGGATACAAAAAACGCCTCAGTCCCTACAAAGGCACAGCACATCTCGTGGCTCTCTGTGAAGAAGCGTCGAAGCATCTACAGCAGCCCAAAGTTCGAGAAGCAATCGACTCGGAGCAAAAAGCTGCCGCATTTATACATGGTGATTACAATTATCCCAATCTGATTAAAGACAGACAGCTCAAGATTCATTTAATCGATTTTGAAAATTGCTCCCTGCACGTAAGAATGAAAGACTTGTCCCATCTTCTTCATCGAAATTGTCTTTGGAACGGGACCAAGATGCTGCGCGCGGTCGACTACTATCAACGATATCGTCCGTTAAGCGCCCATGATTTACATTTGCTTCACACACTTTTGATCTCTCCCTATCATGTGGTCCGCAACATCAGAATAGGCGGCATCCGTTCTGCCAAACGTGTTATTCCATCATTCGTGCAGTTAAACAAATACCGACGTGAACTTAGAGCGCTGCTATAA
- a CDS encoding aminoglycoside phosphotransferase family protein has translation MTKSYTKAQIRKITSRFGLIPLKSSLVSSLYRKNAVIQVKTKKGTYALKPFSRTRMVRSNTIQQMEQAASMIRLLKRRKYSYMPAWLPTHSGKLWTLHQGTPFYVSQWIKGRGLENAEDFKKLGWALATLHASSTGLHRIGRGKSPTFQQLRIWKNQDHLFQRKISQISRHDKEYGNWYNAHGKDCKRLAKRAWKDLQDTSIVKLLQKENRSPSLIHGDITIPNVIISDDGQLKIIDWDRVKVGSVYVDLAKTLMNTTQFNPEFVQSLLKGYQKRKPLSRTERKMVTALYKLPREAWHASLHPNRSRNREILDNWDQSWPLRLQIIHILQEWVHA, from the coding sequence ATGACGAAATCCTATACCAAAGCACAGATTCGCAAAATCACCAGTCGTTTCGGTCTGATCCCGTTAAAATCAAGCTTGGTCTCATCACTGTACCGAAAAAATGCAGTAATCCAGGTGAAAACGAAAAAGGGAACTTATGCATTAAAGCCCTTTAGCCGTACTAGGATGGTCCGCTCAAATACAATCCAACAGATGGAGCAGGCTGCAAGCATGATCAGGCTTTTGAAAAGGAGAAAGTATAGCTACATGCCAGCGTGGCTTCCAACACATTCAGGGAAGCTGTGGACTTTACATCAAGGAACGCCATTTTATGTAAGTCAGTGGATCAAAGGACGGGGATTGGAGAATGCTGAAGATTTTAAAAAGCTTGGGTGGGCACTTGCCACGCTTCATGCCTCATCCACTGGCTTGCATCGGATTGGAAGGGGGAAATCCCCTACGTTTCAGCAATTGCGGATATGGAAAAACCAGGACCATCTTTTTCAAAGAAAAATATCACAAATCAGCCGTCATGACAAAGAATACGGCAACTGGTACAACGCTCACGGCAAAGACTGCAAACGTTTAGCTAAGCGGGCATGGAAGGATTTGCAGGACACATCCATTGTTAAGCTGCTTCAGAAGGAAAACCGTTCCCCCTCTTTAATACACGGCGACATCACGATCCCCAATGTCATTATTTCAGATGATGGTCAACTCAAAATCATTGATTGGGATCGAGTTAAGGTCGGCTCAGTCTATGTAGATCTGGCAAAGACCCTTATGAATACGACCCAATTCAATCCTGAATTTGTGCAATCCTTGCTGAAGGGATACCAAAAACGCAAACCACTAAGCCGAACTGAACGAAAAATGGTTACAGCCTTGTATAAACTGCCACGCGAAGCGTGGCATGCCTCCCTACACCCGAATCGCTCAAGAAACCGCGAGATCCTGGACAATTGGGATCAATCGTGGCCCCTTCGTTTACAAATCATTCATATTTTGCAGGAATGGGTGCATGCATAA
- a CDS encoding PepSY domain-containing protein has translation MKKNYTLGIMAATVLLGATVAGVSANAVWAAKPANLIGATAAANIAKKAVGNGAKVEDVELEHKTGKAYYEVELQQGNKDWDVDVDAYTGKTLRSHSKLDDNLNAKKPLNKPSNITITEKQAGQIALKTVPGTLLSTQLDKEDGQFIYDVKILTNEGTVDIEIHATSGKIVDTDDDHDDDRYDDSND, from the coding sequence ATGAAAAAAAACTATACATTAGGAATCATGGCGGCAACAGTTTTGCTCGGTGCTACAGTAGCAGGTGTTTCGGCGAATGCCGTCTGGGCAGCCAAGCCTGCGAATCTCATTGGAGCGACAGCCGCTGCCAATATCGCCAAAAAGGCTGTGGGCAATGGTGCTAAGGTTGAAGATGTAGAACTGGAACATAAAACCGGAAAAGCCTACTATGAGGTGGAACTTCAACAGGGTAATAAAGATTGGGACGTGGATGTGGATGCTTATACTGGAAAAACCCTTCGGTCCCATTCAAAGTTGGATGATAACTTGAATGCCAAGAAGCCCCTAAACAAGCCAAGTAATATCACCATAACCGAAAAACAGGCCGGACAGATTGCTCTTAAGACAGTACCCGGTACCCTTCTGTCTACCCAATTGGACAAGGAAGACGGACAGTTTATCTATGACGTGAAGATTCTCACCAACGAAGGAACCGTTGACATCGAAATCCATGCGACATCTGGAAAAATCGTGGATACGGACGATGATCATGATGATGACCGTTACGATGATAGTAATGATTAA
- a CDS encoding PepSY domain-containing protein yields the protein MKAIYAWMIGAAGTAILITLYLLQSPWAQSLSASPLEEKAAIQSVLHQYPGEVLESKRLNDAYLIMLQRPKGKYEIQVNAYNGHIDSIRRTQAYTDTTQEPQKNTPSSPKPDPVSLVITEKEAAQLAAKAVNGGTIDDIELHRNEKSLYYLVEVDVKDGREAVVQVNAVSGSIDSVTWEKEKQDNED from the coding sequence ATGAAAGCCATCTATGCGTGGATGATTGGGGCGGCAGGGACGGCTATACTGATCACACTTTACCTTCTGCAATCGCCTTGGGCACAGTCGCTATCAGCTTCACCGTTGGAGGAAAAAGCGGCCATCCAGTCTGTATTGCATCAATATCCCGGCGAGGTGCTGGAATCCAAACGATTGAATGATGCTTATCTGATCATGCTGCAGCGTCCCAAAGGAAAATACGAAATACAAGTCAACGCCTATAACGGCCATATTGACTCCATTCGACGAACACAAGCTTATACGGATACGACACAGGAGCCCCAGAAAAACACCCCAAGCTCCCCTAAACCTGATCCTGTATCTCTCGTCATCACAGAAAAGGAAGCGGCCCAGCTTGCTGCAAAGGCGGTGAACGGAGGAACCATAGATGATATTGAGCTTCATCGTAACGAAAAGAGTCTTTATTATCTCGTTGAGGTTGATGTGAAGGATGGGCGTGAGGCCGTGGTGCAGGTCAACGCGGTATCAGGCTCTATTGATTCTGTAACTTGGGAAAAAGAAAAACAGGACAACGAAGATTAA
- a CDS encoding HAMP domain-containing sensor histidine kinase, which produces MKLQNKIHMYTSLLLAILLVAINFSVYFLFSHLSIDSRKDQVEAAADNMIRGIQRAPASVVAGDLLRAYVPPDGMLRLMKPEGDFLSPITSSSEQSLSLMKAVYDETRQVRVITHENNRYILVSVPMIWSDGEVVNLQITESLQPTMQTLQVLRIVLIAVTGIALIPVVISGRLLGRFITRPITSMISTMREIQRSGKFKRLPLNSSSRDELVEMGETFNDMIELLERNFVRQEQFVSNASHELKTPLTIIESYASLLKRRGLQHPKIFAESVEAIHSEAIRMKEMAEQLLLLARNEEQWNIVLEPVRLSKIVTELKVTFENAFAREVQLDVQADCMGYSDENKLKQLLFIFLDNARKYSDESIRLTIGTTGEMAQPCIRITDQGIGIPQDKLSKVFDRFYRVDEARSREEGGAGLGLSLATGIAEALHAHIGLESIQGSGTTATIILPAVPAD; this is translated from the coding sequence ATGAAGCTGCAAAACAAGATCCATATGTACACCTCGTTATTACTCGCGATTTTACTTGTGGCCATTAACTTTTCGGTCTATTTCCTGTTCAGCCACCTTTCGATAGACAGCCGCAAAGATCAGGTAGAAGCCGCAGCGGACAACATGATTCGCGGCATTCAGCGCGCCCCCGCATCGGTAGTCGCAGGGGATCTTCTTCGAGCCTATGTGCCACCAGACGGTATGCTTCGGCTAATGAAACCGGAGGGCGATTTTCTTTCCCCGATCACCTCTTCTTCGGAGCAATCTCTCAGTTTGATGAAGGCTGTTTATGATGAGACACGACAAGTACGCGTGATTACCCATGAAAACAACCGTTACATTCTTGTATCGGTTCCCATGATCTGGAGCGATGGAGAGGTCGTCAATCTTCAGATAACCGAAAGTCTGCAACCAACGATGCAGACGCTACAGGTACTCAGAATCGTACTTATAGCTGTCACAGGGATTGCACTCATTCCTGTCGTGATCTCGGGAAGATTGCTCGGCAGATTCATTACACGTCCAATCACATCTATGATCAGCACGATGAGAGAGATTCAACGTAGCGGGAAATTTAAGCGCCTTCCGCTCAACTCCTCATCACGCGACGAACTGGTAGAAATGGGAGAAACGTTTAACGACATGATTGAATTGCTGGAGCGCAACTTTGTCCGGCAAGAACAGTTTGTTTCCAATGCATCCCATGAACTGAAAACACCCCTCACCATTATTGAAAGCTATGCTAGCCTGCTCAAACGCCGGGGACTGCAGCATCCCAAGATTTTCGCCGAGTCCGTTGAAGCCATCCATTCCGAAGCGATACGAATGAAGGAAATGGCAGAGCAGCTTCTTCTTTTGGCGAGAAACGAGGAGCAATGGAATATCGTGTTGGAGCCGGTTCGCCTGAGCAAAATCGTGACAGAGTTGAAGGTCACATTTGAAAATGCTTTTGCCCGGGAAGTGCAACTGGACGTGCAGGCGGACTGTATGGGCTACAGCGATGAAAATAAGCTGAAACAGCTACTGTTTATCTTTTTGGATAATGCACGTAAATACAGTGACGAGTCGATACGCCTAACTATTGGAACCACGGGTGAGATGGCTCAACCTTGTATCAGAATCACAGACCAAGGGATTGGAATTCCGCAGGACAAGCTATCTAAAGTATTTGACCGCTTCTATCGTGTGGATGAAGCCAGAAGCCGCGAAGAAGGTGGAGCCGGACTAGGCTTATCGCTGGCTACAGGAATTGCAGAGGCCCTTCATGCTCACATTGGGCTAGAAAGTATTCAGGGAAGCGGAACGACAGCAACGATCATCCTCCCCGCCGTTCCCGCAGATTAA
- a CDS encoding response regulator transcription factor, translated as MNQSILIVEDEEKIARLLEIELEFEGYQVCKEKNGIDGLETYCKGHWDLVLLDIMIPGLSGIELLRRIRKDDASIPVILLTAKSSIADKVEGLDLGANDYITKPFVIEELLARVRAALRVGATKEAVPEVEDAWLHAGDLRLHEGTREVLRGEHSIELTPREFDLLVHLLRHQRQVLSREQLLENVWGIDYYGDTNVVDVYIRYVRNKIDPTRQLPELIHTVRGIGYVLKESL; from the coding sequence ATGAACCAATCCATTCTGATCGTGGAAGACGAAGAGAAAATTGCCCGGCTTCTGGAGATCGAGCTTGAGTTTGAAGGATATCAAGTATGCAAAGAAAAAAACGGAATTGACGGACTGGAGACATATTGCAAAGGTCATTGGGATCTGGTCCTGCTGGATATTATGATTCCCGGCCTCAGTGGCATCGAACTACTGCGGCGGATTCGTAAAGATGATGCGAGCATTCCTGTCATTTTACTGACGGCCAAAAGTTCTATTGCAGATAAGGTCGAGGGGCTCGATCTGGGAGCTAACGATTATATTACCAAGCCCTTTGTGATCGAAGAGCTGCTTGCACGTGTCCGCGCCGCGCTTAGGGTAGGTGCAACGAAAGAAGCCGTTCCCGAAGTGGAAGATGCATGGCTTCATGCCGGGGATTTACGCCTCCATGAAGGTACCCGTGAAGTTCTTCGCGGTGAGCACAGCATTGAGCTTACGCCACGAGAGTTTGACTTGCTCGTTCATTTGCTGAGACATCAGCGGCAGGTGCTTAGCCGAGAACAATTACTGGAGAATGTATGGGGTATTGATTATTACGGCGATACCAACGTAGTGGACGTGTATATCCGATACGTGCGCAATAAAATTGACCCCACGCGCCAGCTCCCTGAGCTGATTCATACCGTACGCGGAATTGGCTATGTGCTGAAGGAATCGTTATGA
- a CDS encoding OPT/YSL family transporter, translating into MENEKEKRHPKTFEPFAFILIVATSVLGAIIGMQIVTSLGVTPNTAIIGALIAMLIARIPFNWFLRYKSVHRQNLVQTAISSATFGAANSLLIPIGIPYLMGTPDLVVPMLLGAALAMFADATILYKIFDSRLFPASGTWAPGVATAESIRAGDKGGKRAGLLGVGALIGVVGSYLSIPMSAFGVAFIGNIWALGMFGVGLLIRQYSMPLFQIDVNALYIAHGVMIGAGIVALIQAAVLVFGRSGKKKDSTAALSDKASNEASGTSSIVVDGAPVQASSQDEEYTRPIAEARRTLGLGFIAYLAISLLIAIIGGLVTHMSVGMLIGFIVFAAFAAFVHEIIVGIAAMHSGWFPAFADMGFDLKTGYILRGNGKDKELEREGRKQQYITALIAFAVALVTVALAYPSYFAQNLVPPIDKVYVSTIQAGATPGVASQLLLWAIPGAILQLIGGSKRQLGVMFATGLLIATANACWAVLAGIAIRFLVTRFAKKEVVSSMTILAAGFIAGDALYNFFNSVFKLKK; encoded by the coding sequence ATGGAAAACGAAAAAGAAAAACGCCACCCGAAAACGTTTGAGCCTTTTGCATTTATTCTCATTGTGGCTACAAGTGTTCTGGGAGCTATTATCGGAATGCAGATCGTAACCAGTCTGGGGGTGACCCCAAATACGGCCATCATCGGAGCGTTAATCGCGATGCTGATTGCACGTATCCCGTTTAACTGGTTTTTACGTTATAAATCGGTACATCGTCAAAATCTGGTCCAGACGGCGATTTCCTCGGCTACCTTCGGGGCGGCCAATAGCCTGCTGATTCCGATTGGAATTCCATATCTCATGGGAACCCCTGATTTGGTCGTACCCATGCTGCTGGGGGCGGCGTTGGCTATGTTCGCAGATGCAACGATACTGTACAAAATTTTTGATTCCAGACTGTTCCCCGCCTCGGGTACATGGGCTCCGGGTGTTGCGACAGCGGAATCCATCAGAGCCGGGGACAAGGGCGGCAAGCGTGCCGGATTGCTGGGTGTCGGCGCACTGATCGGGGTAGTCGGCTCTTATCTCAGCATTCCGATGTCTGCCTTTGGTGTGGCTTTTATCGGTAATATTTGGGCCTTGGGCATGTTTGGTGTCGGCTTATTGATTCGCCAGTATTCCATGCCGCTATTTCAGATTGATGTAAATGCGCTATACATTGCGCATGGAGTGATGATCGGGGCGGGCATTGTGGCGCTGATTCAGGCTGCTGTACTCGTATTCGGCCGTTCCGGCAAGAAAAAGGATAGTACCGCCGCGCTTTCGGATAAAGCTTCAAATGAAGCATCCGGCACGAGTAGCATTGTCGTGGATGGGGCTCCCGTGCAAGCCTCTTCGCAGGATGAAGAATACACCCGTCCGATTGCAGAGGCTCGTCGTACGCTTGGACTCGGGTTCATCGCGTATCTGGCGATTTCCCTGCTGATCGCCATCATCGGTGGACTGGTAACGCACATGTCCGTAGGCATGCTGATCGGCTTTATCGTGTTTGCAGCCTTTGCCGCGTTCGTGCATGAAATTATCGTCGGCATTGCCGCCATGCATTCCGGGTGGTTCCCCGCCTTTGCGGATATGGGCTTTGATTTGAAAACAGGCTATATCCTGCGTGGCAACGGTAAGGATAAGGAGCTGGAACGGGAAGGTCGAAAGCAACAGTATATAACGGCTCTGATCGCCTTCGCTGTTGCACTGGTGACTGTAGCTCTGGCTTATCCGAGTTATTTTGCGCAAAATCTGGTGCCACCGATTGATAAAGTATATGTATCCACCATTCAGGCCGGAGCTACACCGGGTGTGGCAAGCCAGCTCTTGCTGTGGGCGATACCGGGAGCGATTCTCCAACTCATAGGTGGCTCCAAGCGCCAACTGGGTGTTATGTTCGCGACAGGGCTACTGATTGCGACAGCGAATGCGTGTTGGGCTGTTCTGGCCGGCATCGCAATTCGCTTCCTCGTAACCCGTTTCGCAAAAAAAGAGGTCGTTTCTTCCATGACGATTCTGGCCGCAGGTTTTATCGCAGGGGATGCGCTGTACAACTTCTTTAATTCCGTATTTAAACTAAAAAAGTGA
- a CDS encoding DUF917 family protein translates to MDALKLDERIVEYAVYGGAVLGGGGGGWIEEGLRIGKLALEVGQPKLVSVESFADDDLFVTVAVVGAPAAPNKYVKPVHYVKALEMVSSMTGKGVRALHTNENGGETTINGWFQSALSGIPVVDFACNGRAHPTGTMGSMNLTELPDYVSHQAAVGGRGEHYMEVGISGSLDHAASLVRKASVEAGGLVAVARNPVTAAYARANGAPGAISRAIAVGEAMLAHQGEAAIAAVAAELGGKVIAAGEVTECRLETSGGFDAGLVRITDSGRAYEMTFWNEYMSLELDGERLATFPDLIMTLDMDTGRPVITAAVAQGQRLAVIVVPKEKLLLSTTMFNTKLLQPIEQIIHKPILSYL, encoded by the coding sequence ATGGACGCTTTGAAGCTGGATGAGAGAATTGTTGAATATGCCGTTTATGGCGGTGCTGTTCTGGGCGGAGGAGGCGGAGGCTGGATTGAAGAAGGTCTGCGGATCGGAAAGCTGGCTCTTGAAGTGGGACAGCCGAAGCTGGTATCCGTCGAAAGCTTCGCAGATGACGATCTCTTCGTCACCGTGGCTGTCGTTGGTGCCCCGGCTGCTCCGAATAAATATGTGAAGCCTGTTCATTATGTGAAGGCGCTGGAAATGGTGTCCTCCATGACAGGAAAGGGTGTCCGGGCTTTGCATACGAATGAAAATGGCGGCGAGACAACGATTAACGGCTGGTTTCAGTCGGCTTTGAGTGGTATTCCGGTTGTGGATTTTGCATGTAATGGCCGGGCACATCCGACAGGCACAATGGGCTCCATGAACCTGACCGAGCTTCCAGATTACGTAAGCCATCAGGCTGCGGTGGGCGGACGTGGAGAGCATTATATGGAAGTGGGTATTTCAGGCTCCCTGGACCATGCTGCATCGCTGGTTCGTAAAGCCTCGGTAGAGGCTGGAGGACTTGTAGCGGTTGCACGGAATCCGGTGACGGCCGCTTATGCGAGAGCCAACGGTGCACCGGGAGCCATTTCCCGGGCAATTGCTGTTGGAGAAGCGATGCTGGCCCATCAAGGCGAAGCTGCGATTGCAGCCGTGGCAGCTGAGCTGGGCGGTAAGGTTATCGCCGCAGGAGAAGTAACAGAATGCCGACTTGAAACATCGGGGGGCTTTGATGCCGGGTTGGTTCGCATTACCGATAGTGGTCGGGCCTACGAAATGACCTTCTGGAATGAGTACATGTCCCTGGAGCTTGATGGGGAGCGGCTGGCGACATTTCCAGATCTGATCATGACACTGGATATGGATACAGGCAGACCTGTAATCACAGCCGCCGTAGCCCAAGGACAGCGTCTGGCTGTCATCGTGGTACCGAAGGAAAAGCTGCTGCTGAGTACGACCATGTTTAACACCAAGCTGCTGCAACCGATTGAGCAAATTATCCATAAGCCTATACTGTCCTATCTATAA
- a CDS encoding DUF1177 domain-containing protein — protein sequence MALQQTLTVFEALDSAYVNGERVKQLFAGYEDIVVTVKQVKGAKGSTDFIQVLIPGTEGKSSGGTAPTFGIVGRLGGIGARPSRIGLVSDADGAIAAVAAGLKLADMQIKGDKLKGDVIVTTHICPDAPTRPHEPVDFMDSPVDILEMNRHEIVPEMEAILSIDTTKGNRVINHKGIAISPTVKEGYILRVSEDLLRLMEQTTGQLPVTFPVTTQDITPYGNDLYHINSILQPAVATDAPVVGVAITAQAAVPGCGTGASHEIDIAAAVRFSIETAKEFTNGTCAFYNPQEFVKITELYGSMKIFQTAGSAQNHG from the coding sequence ATGGCACTTCAACAGACATTAACCGTATTCGAAGCGCTGGACAGCGCCTATGTGAACGGAGAGCGGGTTAAGCAGCTTTTCGCCGGATACGAGGACATTGTGGTAACGGTAAAACAGGTAAAAGGAGCCAAGGGCAGCACGGATTTTATACAAGTGCTTATTCCGGGTACGGAAGGCAAAAGCTCTGGAGGTACGGCACCGACATTTGGCATTGTAGGACGTCTAGGCGGGATCGGCGCACGTCCTTCCCGAATTGGTCTTGTATCTGATGCGGATGGAGCTATTGCAGCGGTTGCCGCTGGGCTGAAGCTGGCGGATATGCAAATTAAAGGTGACAAGCTGAAGGGTGATGTGATCGTAACTACGCATATTTGCCCGGATGCACCTACCCGTCCGCACGAGCCGGTTGATTTTATGGACTCCCCTGTGGATATTTTGGAAATGAATCGTCATGAGATTGTTCCCGAGATGGAAGCTATTCTGTCCATTGATACCACCAAGGGCAATCGTGTTATTAATCATAAGGGGATCGCCATTTCACCCACGGTGAAGGAAGGCTATATTTTGCGAGTCAGTGAGGATCTGCTGCGCCTGATGGAGCAGACTACGGGACAATTGCCCGTTACTTTTCCGGTAACCACGCAGGATATCACGCCGTACGGTAATGACTTATACCATATTAATTCCATTTTACAGCCTGCTGTAGCGACGGATGCGCCTGTGGTTGGTGTTGCTATTACAGCGCAGGCTGCCGTACCAGGATGTGGGACCGGGGCCAGTCATGAGATTGATATCGCGGCAGCCGTACGTTTTTCCATTGAAACGGCCAAGGAATTTACGAATGGCACTTGTGCATTTTATAACCCGCAGGAATTTGTCAAAATTACCGAATTGTACGGCTCCATGAAGATATTTCAGACAGCAGGCAGTGCGCAAAACCACGGCTGA
- a CDS encoding AroM family protein: MDKLGMITIGQAPRTDVAPIVERALEGRAELVQAGALDGLSFAYIQEHLSPSPGEYVLTSRLTTGESVVISREKIQPLLQEKITRMEEQGIRTILLLCTGVFPGLHTRTAFLIEPDHVLPPVIKAMSGGRRVGLIGPLEEQKDNLKLKFSPHGMNPGFAAASPYSSSEEEFRQAAGQFKDQADLIVLDCMGYTDVHRELAARYAGVPVVLSNALIGKLVSEMV, encoded by the coding sequence ATGGATAAGCTTGGGATGATTACGATTGGGCAAGCGCCCCGGACAGATGTGGCTCCTATCGTGGAACGGGCTTTGGAAGGACGTGCAGAACTGGTACAGGCAGGTGCGCTGGACGGTCTTTCTTTTGCTTATATACAAGAGCATTTGTCTCCGTCGCCGGGAGAGTATGTATTGACCTCCCGCCTGACGACTGGCGAGTCGGTGGTTATATCACGCGAAAAAATCCAGCCGCTGCTTCAGGAGAAAATCACGCGCATGGAAGAACAAGGCATCCGTACGATTTTATTGCTATGTACCGGCGTATTTCCGGGATTGCATACCCGAACCGCCTTTTTGATTGAGCCGGACCATGTGCTTCCTCCTGTGATTAAGGCGATGTCCGGCGGACGGCGGGTCGGTCTGATTGGTCCGCTGGAAGAGCAGAAGGACAATCTCAAGCTCAAATTCAGTCCTCACGGAATGAATCCCGGGTTTGCAGCGGCCTCGCCTTACAGCAGCAGTGAAGAGGAATTTCGCCAGGCTGCCGGGCAGTTCAAGGATCAGGCTGATCTTATCGTGCTGGATTGTATGGGGTATACGGATGTTCACAGAGAACTGGCGGCGCGTTACGCGGGGGTTCCCGTCGTATTGTCCAATGCCCTGATCGGCAAGCTGGTATCGGAAATGGTGTAA